A stretch of the Archangium violaceum genome encodes the following:
- a CDS encoding cytochrome P450 — protein sequence MSGRINLLAPEVRAHPYAVYAELRRNSPVCQVDPGGYWVVTRHDDVVTAFKNPQIFSNVGMRVATKPEWLGHNPFSDSMIGQDPPTHTRLRNLVNRTFGPAALARLEVRVRQYAESIVARIPEEQLVDFVDAFTLPLPASVIGELIGLEPSLHARCKRWADDLTSISANPQDEKRREEIRATVREVETEMAAVLDRRRREPREDLVTDLLQARVDGESPGDAELMSFMFLLLVAGLETTIHLLGHCMRVLMERPDVLARLRADRSLLPRFIEEVLRYEPPVQAMGRLTTAETELSGVRIPAGARVMLLIGSANHDDTRFPDADSFNMDREGVNNLPFGHGIHFCLGAPLARMEARIGLDVLLSRFAGFTSGGPVEWNHSFTVRGPRVLPVVAHTQP from the coding sequence ATGAGCGGACGTATCAATCTGTTGGCGCCCGAGGTCCGGGCCCATCCCTATGCGGTCTATGCCGAGCTGCGACGAAACTCGCCGGTGTGCCAGGTGGACCCGGGTGGTTACTGGGTCGTCACCCGCCACGATGACGTGGTGACTGCCTTCAAGAATCCCCAGATCTTCTCCAACGTGGGGATGCGCGTGGCCACGAAGCCGGAGTGGCTGGGGCACAACCCCTTCTCGGACTCGATGATCGGCCAGGATCCGCCGACCCACACCCGGCTGCGCAACCTGGTGAACCGGACCTTCGGACCCGCGGCGCTCGCCCGGTTGGAGGTGCGCGTGCGCCAGTACGCCGAATCCATCGTCGCGCGCATCCCCGAGGAACAACTGGTGGACTTCGTGGATGCCTTCACGCTCCCATTGCCCGCCAGTGTCATCGGCGAGCTCATCGGGCTGGAGCCCTCCCTGCACGCGCGCTGCAAGCGCTGGGCGGATGATCTCACCAGCATCAGCGCCAATCCCCAGGACGAGAAGCGCCGGGAGGAGATCCGCGCGACGGTCCGGGAGGTGGAGACGGAGATGGCCGCGGTGCTGGACCGTCGCCGTCGCGAGCCGCGCGAGGACCTGGTGACGGACCTGCTCCAGGCGCGCGTGGACGGCGAGTCACCTGGTGACGCGGAGCTGATGAGCTTCATGTTCCTGCTGCTGGTGGCGGGCCTGGAGACCACCATCCACCTGCTCGGGCACTGCATGCGTGTCCTCATGGAGCGCCCGGACGTGCTCGCGCGCCTGAGGGCGGACCGTTCGCTGCTCCCGCGTTTCATCGAGGAGGTGCTGCGCTACGAGCCGCCCGTGCAGGCCATGGGCCGGCTCACCACCGCCGAGACGGAGCTGAGCGGCGTGCGCATTCCGGCGGGCGCGAGGGTGATGCTGCTCATCGGCTCGGCCAACCACGACGACACGCGCTTCCCGGACGCGGACAGCTTCAACATGGACCGCGAGGGCGTGAACAACCTGCCCTTCGGGCACGGCATCCACTTCTGCCTCGGCGCGCCGCTCGCGAGGATGGAGGCCCGCATCGGACTGGACGTGCTGCTGTCGCGCTTCGCCGGTTTCACGTCCGGTGGCCCCGTGGAGTGGAACCACTCCTTCACCGTGCGAGGCCCCCGCGTCCTGCCCGTGGTCGCACACACTCAGCCGTAG
- a CDS encoding tellurite resistance TerB family protein: protein MGLLSRFRSAAPAKRPSDDVLLMLSMLLMSGADGYFDESEVGSVAAFVGQLPEFKGKELEELIAQASKLANKYSNFLDAVESLRELSSDTVKRKAFVLAADLAMSSGEVDEAEDELLTRMQRILGVDDFTAQKVLEVLAMKYAR from the coding sequence ATGGGTCTTTTGAGCAGATTCCGCAGCGCCGCTCCGGCGAAGAGGCCGAGCGATGACGTCCTGTTGATGCTCTCGATGCTCTTGATGAGCGGGGCCGACGGGTACTTCGACGAATCCGAGGTGGGTTCTGTCGCGGCCTTCGTCGGGCAGCTCCCGGAGTTCAAGGGGAAGGAGCTGGAGGAGCTCATCGCCCAGGCCAGCAAGCTCGCGAACAAGTACTCCAACTTCCTCGACGCGGTGGAGTCCTTGAGGGAGCTCTCGAGCGACACGGTGAAGCGCAAGGCGTTCGTGCTTGCCGCGGATCTCGCGATGAGCTCGGGCGAGGTGGACGAGGCGGAGGACGAGCTCCTCACCCGGATGCAGCGGATTCTGGGCGTCGATGACTTCACCGCCCAGAAGGTGCTCGAGGTGCTCGCGATGAAGTACGCCCGCTGA
- a CDS encoding OmpA family protein, with product MSYTKPRPPKRSAQSVRLSALAALLLASTALAQPQGVPGFELERLELNPNGRGSLVMGTGELLPSGGFRLSLLGHYEKDPLVLYADGNPVGAVVGDRATAHLLMAWAPMRWLELGLHLPLVVWQRGDDLGAQGIGAPAQTGLGTPSAHVRVGLLSQRRKAPLDLAVELGAGIPVGSLETLSRDNTFRFSPKVMLGRRFGLLRAGVEAGALIRPTVTLIADQNVQDEVGNEVRLGAVVATTGTGLRGELNVRGTLPLTNQPSSLELLAGLRLPLGQLAELYALGGPGFGDTPGTPSFRVLLGVALGGSEPPDAAPRDDDGDGVTNDEDACPNQAGPARNKGCPEKDTDGDGIVDSVDKCPTEAGPAQNQGCAVADADGDGIADGKDKCPNEAGPPENQGCAVKDRDGDGIEDAKDKCPTEAGPSARQGCPVKDTDGDGVVDERDACPKEAGLVELRGCPPKDSDGDAVSDHLDNCPKEKGVEANHGCPPQQEQFVAIQKGQLEIKQAVFFATNKAIIQRRSFRMLNQVARVIKEHPEIEKIIIEGHSDNIGDPDANRRLSLARAQAVKEYLVKKGVEASRLEARGYGPDRPLMSNKTAKGRAANRRVAFTIVTPESEQ from the coding sequence ATGAGCTACACGAAGCCGCGCCCGCCGAAGCGCTCGGCGCAGTCCGTGCGTCTATCCGCCCTCGCCGCCCTGTTGCTCGCCTCGACCGCGCTCGCCCAACCCCAGGGCGTGCCGGGGTTCGAGTTGGAGCGTCTGGAATTGAACCCCAACGGCCGGGGCTCGCTGGTGATGGGCACCGGTGAGTTGCTGCCCTCCGGAGGGTTCCGCCTCTCGCTTCTAGGTCATTACGAGAAGGATCCACTCGTGCTGTACGCGGATGGAAATCCGGTGGGCGCGGTGGTGGGAGACCGGGCCACGGCGCACCTGTTGATGGCCTGGGCGCCGATGCGGTGGCTGGAGCTGGGCCTCCACCTGCCCCTCGTCGTCTGGCAGCGCGGGGATGACCTCGGCGCCCAGGGTATCGGAGCTCCGGCCCAGACGGGACTCGGTACGCCCTCGGCCCATGTGAGGGTGGGGCTGCTCTCGCAGCGGCGGAAGGCCCCGTTGGATCTGGCCGTCGAGCTGGGCGCGGGGATTCCCGTGGGCAGCCTGGAGACGCTCTCGCGGGACAACACCTTCCGGTTCTCGCCCAAGGTGATGCTGGGCCGGCGCTTCGGCCTGCTCCGCGCCGGTGTGGAGGCGGGCGCGCTGATCCGTCCCACGGTCACCCTCATCGCGGACCAGAACGTCCAGGACGAGGTGGGCAACGAGGTACGCCTGGGCGCGGTCGTCGCCACCACGGGCACCGGGTTGCGCGGAGAGCTCAACGTGCGTGGCACGCTGCCGCTCACGAACCAGCCGAGCTCCCTGGAGCTGTTGGCCGGCCTGCGGCTGCCGCTGGGCCAACTGGCGGAGCTCTATGCGTTGGGCGGACCCGGCTTCGGGGATACGCCCGGCACGCCGTCCTTCCGCGTGCTGCTCGGCGTGGCCCTGGGAGGTTCCGAGCCCCCGGATGCCGCGCCGCGGGATGACGACGGCGATGGCGTGACGAATGACGAGGACGCATGCCCCAACCAGGCGGGCCCGGCCAGGAACAAGGGCTGCCCGGAGAAGGACACGGATGGCGACGGCATCGTGGACTCCGTGGACAAGTGCCCCACGGAGGCGGGCCCTGCCCAGAACCAGGGCTGCGCGGTGGCGGACGCGGACGGGGATGGCATCGCGGATGGCAAGGACAAGTGCCCCAACGAGGCCGGCCCGCCCGAGAACCAGGGCTGTGCGGTGAAGGACCGGGATGGCGACGGCATCGAGGACGCCAAGGACAAGTGCCCCACGGAGGCGGGTCCGAGCGCGCGTCAGGGCTGCCCGGTGAAGGACACGGATGGCGACGGCGTCGTGGACGAGCGCGACGCGTGCCCCAAGGAGGCCGGTCTGGTGGAGCTGCGCGGCTGCCCGCCGAAGGACTCGGACGGCGACGCCGTGTCGGACCACCTGGACAACTGCCCCAAGGAGAAGGGCGTGGAGGCCAACCACGGCTGCCCGCCGCAGCAGGAGCAGTTCGTGGCCATCCAGAAGGGCCAGCTGGAGATCAAGCAGGCCGTGTTCTTCGCCACCAACAAGGCCATCATCCAGCGCCGCTCCTTCCGGATGCTGAATCAGGTCGCCCGGGTCATCAAGGAGCACCCGGAGATCGAGAAGATCATCATCGAGGGCCACTCCGACAACATCGGCGATCCGGACGCCAACCGCAGGCTCTCGCTGGCGCGGGCGCAGGCGGTGAAGGAGTACCTCGTGAAGAAGGGCGTGGAGGCCTCGCGCCTGGAGGCCCGGGGCTACGGGCCCGATCGGCCCCTGATGTCCAACAAGACCGCCAAGGGTCGCGCGGCCAACCGCCGCGTGGCCTTCACCATCGTCACCCCCGAGAGCGAGCAGTAA
- the agmC gene encoding adventurous gliding motility protein AgmC: MKKWLAAALCVVALGTGTALAEPDSFGVGTGRDGPLTVAGSGTIINTYAQVTAPLATGDTSLPIEACTGCFADGDLVMVYQTTGITPVPASGIQAPVDLTNNPVGRWELARVASVTASTLELTAPLVHTYAADVTQVIRVPEYTTVTIASGQGITAPAWNGRTGGIVAFLANGVVSNNGLITATGIGFRGGQYVNDTTGLRGCTEVDEPAPAGAQKGEGIAISRYGPEQTGRGNVANGAGGGVCFKSGGGGGGNGGAGGKGGRSEGATDGGRDVGGLGGAALTYSALNHLSFGGGGGAGHGANNTGVPGGNGGGAIFIRADQLTGNGSISASGNLGGAATSDGSSGGGAGGSIYLRVIRTADCASLLANGGIGGNVNAIRVGPGGGGGGGRVLFQAAGGSCGNNIIATGAASGIQQDPADASYGAQAGSNGASTVVPGGFVIPPPPTVLTPANGSITTPRPLITGKALPNATVIIFLDGVEIGSTTSDEAGNYSLTPPSPLSDGEHMVQAVTEVEAVRGERSAINTFTVDTSVPDTTIVSGPSGYTQERDATFEFSSNEQNVIYECSLDGAEFTPCPSPVTFTNLAEGPHTLQVRARDAAGNVDESPASRTFRVTTADLALLGSGCSATGRDSSLVLIGLGALAALLRRRRHN; the protein is encoded by the coding sequence ATGAAGAAGTGGCTCGCGGCCGCCCTGTGCGTGGTGGCCCTCGGCACGGGGACGGCCCTGGCCGAGCCCGACTCGTTCGGAGTGGGCACGGGGCGCGATGGGCCGCTCACCGTGGCGGGGAGTGGCACCATCATCAACACCTATGCCCAGGTGACGGCGCCCCTGGCGACGGGGGACACCTCCCTCCCGATCGAAGCCTGCACCGGCTGCTTCGCGGATGGCGATCTGGTGATGGTGTACCAGACGACGGGCATCACGCCCGTCCCCGCCTCGGGAATCCAGGCTCCCGTCGACCTCACCAATAATCCGGTGGGGCGCTGGGAGCTCGCGCGGGTGGCCTCGGTGACGGCGTCGACGCTGGAGCTGACGGCGCCGCTCGTCCATACGTACGCGGCGGATGTGACCCAGGTCATCCGGGTGCCCGAGTACACCACGGTCACCATCGCCTCCGGCCAGGGCATCACGGCTCCCGCCTGGAACGGGCGCACGGGCGGGATCGTCGCGTTCCTGGCCAATGGCGTGGTGTCCAACAACGGGCTGATCACCGCCACGGGTATCGGGTTCCGGGGAGGCCAGTACGTCAATGACACCACCGGGTTGCGCGGCTGCACGGAGGTGGATGAGCCGGCCCCCGCGGGCGCACAGAAGGGTGAGGGCATCGCAATCTCGCGCTACGGGCCCGAGCAGACCGGGCGCGGCAACGTGGCCAATGGCGCGGGCGGCGGCGTCTGCTTCAAGTCGGGCGGTGGCGGAGGAGGCAATGGTGGCGCGGGCGGGAAGGGAGGGCGCTCGGAGGGTGCAACCGACGGCGGCCGGGATGTGGGTGGACTGGGGGGCGCGGCGCTCACCTACTCGGCGCTGAACCACCTCTCGTTCGGCGGTGGTGGTGGAGCCGGTCATGGCGCCAACAACACAGGCGTCCCGGGCGGTAATGGCGGTGGCGCCATCTTCATCCGGGCCGATCAGCTCACGGGCAATGGCAGCATCAGCGCCTCGGGAAACCTGGGCGGTGCCGCGACCTCGGATGGAAGCAGTGGCGGTGGAGCGGGTGGCTCCATCTACCTGCGTGTCATCAGAACCGCCGACTGCGCTTCGCTCCTCGCCAATGGCGGTATCGGAGGCAACGTGAACGCCATTCGCGTGGGCCCTGGGGGGGGTGGTGGCGGTGGGCGGGTTCTGTTCCAGGCCGCGGGAGGGAGCTGCGGCAACAACATCATCGCCACCGGCGCCGCGTCCGGAATCCAGCAGGATCCCGCGGACGCCTCCTACGGAGCCCAGGCGGGCAGCAACGGCGCCTCCACCGTGGTGCCGGGCGGATTCGTCATCCCGCCGCCTCCCACGGTGCTCACACCGGCCAACGGCAGCATCACCACCCCGCGTCCCCTCATCACGGGCAAGGCCCTGCCCAATGCCACGGTGATCATCTTCCTCGATGGCGTCGAGATCGGCTCGACGACGTCCGATGAGGCTGGCAACTACTCTCTCACCCCGCCCTCGCCGCTCTCCGACGGAGAGCACATGGTGCAGGCCGTCACGGAGGTGGAGGCGGTACGAGGTGAGCGGAGCGCGATCAACACCTTCACCGTGGACACCTCGGTGCCAGACACCACCATCGTCTCCGGTCCATCGGGCTACACCCAGGAGCGGGACGCGACGTTCGAGTTCAGCTCGAACGAGCAGAATGTAATCTACGAGTGCAGCCTGGATGGCGCCGAGTTCACCCCGTGCCCGTCGCCTGTCACCTTCACCAATCTGGCCGAGGGACCTCACACCCTGCAGGTGCGAGCCCGCGATGCCGCGGGCAACGTGGATGAGTCTCCGGCCTCCCGGACCTTCCGCGTCACCACCGCGGACCTCGCCCTGCTGGGCAGTGGCTGCTCGGCCACGGGGCGCGACTCCTCGCTGGTCCTGATCGGACTGGGAGCACTCGCCGCGCTGCTCCGCCGCCGGCGCCACAACTGA
- a CDS encoding chemotaxis protein CheB — protein sequence MKLLLVEDSRSVVAFLEQILRREPDIELLPAVNNGRDAVAAVQRWSPQLVLMDLVLPGGMDGVEAIAEIMATAPCPIVVLSGQLDTPGRDRTFESLRAGAVEVLAKPIVGGLEAVKEFRERLLRTVRVMAHARVVGRRRTALRLPVVPPAPLVVVPASEARPCSLLAIGGSTGAPPLVYEMLRALPSPAPFPVVVAQHIVRGFEPGFARWLCGTGHRVVAAQGGEWLEPGTVFVSPADRDLAVRGGRLQTQVSRGVAVPSVDVLFESVAGFYGSRAVGLLLTGMGEDGARGLLAMRQAGALTVAQDGASCVVDGMPGAARALGAASQTLTPGEMSSLLVALARSCPSPSGRGSPLA from the coding sequence TTGAAGCTGCTGCTGGTTGAGGACTCGCGTTCGGTCGTCGCCTTCCTCGAACAGATTCTGCGCCGTGAGCCGGACATCGAGCTGTTGCCGGCCGTGAACAATGGCCGCGACGCGGTGGCGGCGGTGCAGCGATGGAGTCCCCAACTGGTGCTGATGGATCTGGTCCTGCCCGGGGGCATGGACGGGGTGGAGGCCATCGCGGAGATCATGGCCACGGCGCCCTGTCCCATCGTGGTGCTCAGCGGGCAGCTGGACACGCCGGGGAGGGACAGGACCTTCGAGTCCTTGAGGGCGGGAGCGGTGGAGGTGCTGGCCAAGCCCATCGTGGGCGGGCTGGAGGCGGTGAAGGAGTTCCGCGAGCGGCTGCTGCGCACGGTGCGGGTGATGGCGCATGCGCGGGTGGTGGGCCGCAGACGGACGGCGCTGCGGCTGCCGGTGGTGCCGCCCGCTCCGTTGGTCGTGGTGCCGGCGTCCGAGGCGAGACCCTGCTCGCTGCTGGCGATAGGCGGTTCCACGGGAGCGCCGCCGCTGGTGTACGAGATGTTGCGCGCGTTGCCGTCGCCCGCGCCCTTTCCGGTGGTGGTGGCGCAGCACATCGTTCGGGGCTTCGAGCCGGGCTTCGCGCGCTGGCTGTGCGGCACGGGGCACCGGGTGGTGGCGGCGCAGGGAGGGGAGTGGCTGGAGCCCGGGACGGTGTTCGTGTCTCCGGCGGACCGGGACCTGGCGGTGCGCGGGGGCCGGTTGCAGACGCAGGTGTCGAGGGGCGTGGCGGTGCCCTCGGTGGACGTGCTCTTCGAGAGCGTGGCGGGCTTCTACGGCTCGAGGGCGGTGGGGCTGTTGCTGACGGGGATGGGCGAGGACGGCGCGCGAGGGCTGCTGGCGATGCGTCAGGCGGGAGCGCTGACGGTGGCGCAGGACGGGGCGAGCTGCGTGGTGGACGGGATGCCGGGTGCGGCGAGGGCGCTCGGGGCGGCGAGCCAGACGCTCACCCCGGGCGAGATGTCCTCGTTGCTGGTCGCGCTCGCGAGGTCCTGCCCCTCGCCCTCCGGCAGGGGCTCTCCCCTCGCGTAG
- a CDS encoding PEGA domain-containing protein, with translation MNGNAPRPQEPSTPEPVRVPRASDGGPPRAMASVPPGRAAGGAGSESVAAVLKLASALCALVAVGLFVRPLLLGELSTKPRMLTLMPTFSEEPVEPEESGAPSEPEAAAPEVPVGSTPAPRAPTSPSRGSVTREARAEFDGAILMVESEPSGANVRVDGRDQGETPVSVGLDCLPGKPVVVDITLRGYEKATHTTLCPHDALVKVTASLRKASRSSGKK, from the coding sequence GTGAACGGTAACGCACCGCGTCCACAGGAGCCCTCCACCCCCGAGCCCGTGCGAGTGCCCCGTGCTTCCGATGGGGGCCCGCCCCGGGCCATGGCGTCGGTGCCTCCCGGCCGTGCGGCGGGAGGTGCCGGGAGCGAGTCGGTGGCCGCGGTGCTGAAGCTGGCCTCGGCGCTGTGCGCCCTGGTGGCGGTGGGGCTGTTCGTCCGTCCGTTGCTCCTCGGCGAACTCTCCACGAAACCGAGGATGCTCACCCTGATGCCCACCTTCTCCGAGGAGCCGGTGGAGCCCGAGGAGTCGGGCGCGCCCTCGGAGCCGGAGGCCGCGGCGCCAGAGGTGCCTGTGGGGAGCACCCCGGCTCCTCGGGCACCCACCTCGCCCTCGCGGGGCTCGGTGACGCGCGAGGCTCGCGCCGAGTTCGACGGGGCCATCCTCATGGTCGAGTCCGAGCCATCCGGGGCCAACGTCCGGGTGGATGGGAGGGATCAGGGCGAGACGCCCGTGTCGGTGGGGCTCGACTGCCTTCCGGGCAAGCCTGTCGTCGTCGACATCACCCTGCGTGGCTACGAGAAGGCGACGCACACCACGCTCTGCCCGCACGATGCGCTGGTGAAGGTGACGGCCTCGTTGCGCAAGGCTTCCAGGTCCTCCGGGAAGAAGTGA
- a CDS encoding GspE/PulE family protein, producing MIQLLRRAAQATWVLTLLVLVGSIGAWLYQNPLEDMDTARRLGTRFLGLAITPAVLGCVGLCLALGAGGAWAESRVRRSRQSFARRQSLSPLAVVDADVAVAVREMLAELQVVLRGYVLRAEPDMIAFVDMLLDGAIRVGASDVHMHPLEKGTRIAFRVHGVLEEVMMLPREHHPRLINRLKVLGKAVLFRSDRPQDGHFSISTQEGPADIRLSLLPTNHGESVALRIARSTVRLPELTRLGFPQGVLTTYQRLLDAPQGVIFVAGATGSGKTTTLYASLGYIKQTRGDLTRIATIEDPVEYDVPLFSQTQVNAEQGFTFAQGLRSVLRQDPNVIMVGEIRDAETARTAIQAGLSGHLLLTTVHASSSAGVFNRLIEMGVEPFLLASATVASISQRLVRALCPHCRVPTSPEIDELARLEAAGLPTTGPFFTAAGCQRCDGSGYLGRAALYEVLRVSPAIRECVNTKVPTSQTHDIAVQEGMIPLLAAGLERVNSGVTSLREVFRVVG from the coding sequence ATGATCCAGCTTCTCCGAAGAGCCGCCCAGGCCACGTGGGTGCTGACCCTACTGGTGCTCGTCGGGAGCATCGGCGCGTGGCTCTACCAGAATCCCCTCGAGGACATGGACACCGCGCGCCGGCTCGGCACGCGCTTCCTGGGACTCGCCATCACACCCGCGGTGCTGGGCTGTGTGGGGCTGTGCCTGGCGCTGGGCGCGGGAGGCGCCTGGGCGGAGAGCCGGGTCCGTCGCTCGCGCCAGTCCTTCGCGCGGCGGCAGTCCCTGTCCCCGCTGGCGGTGGTGGACGCGGACGTGGCGGTCGCCGTGCGCGAGATGCTCGCCGAGCTGCAAGTCGTGCTGCGCGGCTACGTGCTGCGCGCCGAGCCGGACATGATCGCCTTCGTGGACATGCTGCTGGATGGGGCCATCCGCGTGGGCGCCAGCGACGTGCACATGCACCCGCTGGAGAAGGGCACGCGCATCGCCTTCCGCGTCCATGGCGTGCTCGAGGAGGTGATGATGCTGCCGCGCGAGCACCACCCGCGCCTCATCAACCGCCTCAAGGTGCTGGGCAAGGCGGTCCTCTTCCGCTCGGACCGGCCCCAGGACGGCCACTTCTCCATCAGCACGCAGGAGGGCCCCGCGGACATCCGTCTGTCATTGCTGCCCACCAACCACGGCGAGTCCGTGGCGCTGCGCATCGCCCGGAGCACCGTGCGCCTGCCCGAGCTGACCCGGCTGGGTTTCCCTCAGGGCGTCCTCACCACCTACCAGCGCCTGCTGGATGCTCCCCAGGGCGTCATCTTCGTCGCGGGCGCCACCGGCAGCGGCAAGACGACGACGCTGTACGCCTCGCTGGGCTACATCAAGCAGACGCGCGGGGACCTGACGCGCATCGCCACCATCGAGGATCCGGTGGAGTACGACGTGCCGCTCTTCTCCCAGACGCAGGTGAACGCCGAGCAGGGCTTCACCTTCGCCCAGGGTCTGCGGTCCGTGCTGCGCCAGGATCCCAACGTCATCATGGTGGGAGAGATTCGCGACGCGGAGACGGCGCGCACCGCCATCCAGGCCGGCCTCAGTGGACACCTGCTGCTCACCACGGTGCACGCGAGCTCGTCCGCGGGCGTCTTCAACCGGCTCATCGAGATGGGCGTGGAGCCCTTCCTGCTCGCGTCCGCCACGGTGGCGAGCATCTCGCAGCGGCTCGTGCGCGCGCTGTGCCCGCATTGCCGTGTGCCCACCAGCCCGGAGATCGACGAACTGGCGCGCCTGGAAGCGGCGGGCCTGCCCACCACGGGTCCGTTCTTCACGGCGGCGGGTTGTCAGCGCTGCGACGGCTCCGGCTACCTGGGACGCGCCGCCCTCTACGAGGTGCTGCGTGTCAGCCCGGCCATCCGCGAGTGCGTCAACACCAAGGTTCCCACGTCGCAGACGCACGACATCGCGGTGCAGGAGGGCATGATTCCGCTGCTCGCCGCGGGGTTGGAGCGCGTGAATTCCGGAGTCACGTCGTTGCGCGAGGTCTTCCGTGTGGTGGGTTGA
- a CDS encoding cytochrome-c peroxidase has translation MSRHPLRTWLLVGALSGSLGLSCTEPEEPFPNIDELELLQSLHTPTHAPPKDPTNKYGDNPAAAALGLRLFKDPGLSRCGTVSCQSCHDGAGRTVDTPTAIGCDGQLTGRNPPTVLNSGYSTWFMWDGRADRLWNQALLPLLSPVEMASSPDILRARLSELYAEDYRALFGKLPSEETDDNLLLANFGKAIAAYERTLNRNDAPFDQDVVRFLEAVEAGTADKDPAYLGLKTFVRKGQCAACHKGPMLSDDQFHNVGVKDQSGSQRGVATGGTEMLAWPFNSAGPYSDAPTGVESTRLQRLRGDLRDKASEMEGAYKTPTLRNVSLTAPYMHTGEVKTLEDVIELYDKGGEAVGNYAGVVSETIKPLELTDEEKRALVKLLESMTGAEK, from the coding sequence ATGAGCCGTCACCCCCTGCGCACCTGGCTGCTGGTGGGCGCCCTCTCGGGCTCCCTGGGCCTGTCCTGTACGGAGCCCGAGGAGCCGTTCCCCAACATCGACGAGCTCGAGCTGCTCCAGAGCCTGCACACCCCCACGCACGCGCCGCCGAAGGATCCCACGAACAAGTACGGCGACAACCCCGCGGCGGCGGCGCTCGGCCTGCGGCTCTTCAAGGACCCGGGCCTGTCCCGGTGCGGCACCGTCTCGTGCCAGAGCTGCCATGACGGCGCGGGCCGGACGGTGGACACGCCCACGGCGATCGGCTGCGACGGCCAGCTCACCGGACGCAACCCGCCCACCGTGTTGAACTCGGGCTACAGCACATGGTTCATGTGGGACGGACGCGCGGACCGGCTGTGGAACCAGGCCCTGCTGCCCCTCCTGAGCCCAGTGGAGATGGCCTCCAGCCCCGACATCCTGCGCGCCCGCCTCTCCGAGCTCTACGCGGAGGACTACCGCGCCCTCTTCGGCAAGCTGCCCTCCGAGGAGACGGACGACAACCTGCTGCTGGCCAACTTCGGCAAGGCCATCGCCGCGTACGAGCGCACGCTCAACCGCAACGACGCGCCCTTCGACCAGGACGTCGTCCGCTTCCTCGAGGCGGTAGAGGCCGGCACGGCCGACAAGGACCCCGCCTACCTCGGGCTGAAGACCTTCGTGCGCAAGGGCCAGTGCGCCGCGTGCCACAAGGGCCCGATGCTCAGCGACGACCAGTTCCACAACGTCGGGGTGAAGGACCAGAGCGGCAGCCAACGCGGCGTGGCGACGGGGGGCACCGAGATGCTCGCGTGGCCCTTCAACTCGGCGGGGCCCTACAGCGACGCGCCCACGGGTGTCGAGTCCACGCGGCTGCAGAGGCTGCGCGGGGATCTGCGGGACAAGGCGTCGGAGATGGAGGGCGCCTACAAGACGCCCACGCTGCGCAACGTGTCGCTCACGGCCCCGTACATGCACACCGGCGAGGTGAAGACGCTCGAGGACGTCATCGAGCTGTACGACAAGGGCGGCGAGGCGGTGGGCAACTACGCGGGCGTGGTGTCGGAGACCATCAAGCCGCTGGAGCTCACTGACGAGGAGAAGCGGGCCCTGGTGAAGCTGCTCGAGTCGATGACGGGGGCGGAGAAGTAG
- a CDS encoding biotin transporter BioY codes for MKTRDLVHVALFAAILAVLGVMPPIALPFIPVPISVQTLGVMLAGSSLGARKAGLSMLLFHVLVAAGLPLLAGGRGGLAVYAGPTGGFFVGFLPGAFLVGWLTERAWTRLSVPLAFAINLLGGAFVLYALGIPWLAVAAKLPLAKAALGSLAFLPGDCVKAAIAASTAVTLKRAWPLIQAPRPAAPTSPPPSSTRAASPGPASPRQ; via the coding sequence GTGAAGACCCGCGACCTCGTCCACGTCGCCCTGTTCGCCGCCATCCTCGCCGTGCTCGGGGTGATGCCGCCCATCGCGCTGCCCTTCATCCCCGTGCCCATCAGCGTGCAGACGCTGGGCGTGATGCTCGCCGGCTCCTCGCTCGGAGCGCGCAAGGCGGGCCTGTCCATGCTGCTCTTCCACGTGCTCGTGGCCGCGGGGCTGCCGCTGCTCGCCGGAGGCCGTGGCGGGCTCGCCGTCTACGCCGGGCCCACCGGTGGCTTCTTCGTGGGCTTCCTGCCCGGGGCCTTCCTCGTCGGCTGGCTCACCGAGCGCGCCTGGACGCGGCTCTCGGTGCCGCTCGCCTTCGCCATCAACCTGCTCGGAGGCGCCTTCGTCCTCTATGCCCTCGGCATTCCCTGGCTCGCCGTGGCCGCGAAGCTGCCGCTCGCCAAGGCCGCGCTGGGCTCGCTCGCCTTCCTCCCCGGGGACTGTGTGAAGGCCGCCATCGCCGCCTCCACCGCCGTCACCCTCAAGCGCGCCTGGCCTCTCATTCAGGCACCCCGTCCCGCCGCGCCTACTTCTCCGCCCCCGTCATCGACTCGAGCAGCTTCACCAGGGCCCGCTTCTCCTCGTCAGTGA